One window of Paralichthys olivaceus isolate ysfri-2021 chromosome 20, ASM2471397v2, whole genome shotgun sequence genomic DNA carries:
- the LOC109647512 gene encoding cyclin-dependent kinase 5 activator 1, whose amino-acid sequence MGTVLSLSPGSRKSGYYDNRPGSLSHYPSISSRSLNSQKDRGLKRGQSIFLPALTWKRLVASTKKKGNSKKGSGGPAALGEPLNNNNNINIYQNDPVLHLNRENVKKSLSCANLTSYEGPAGLGLGLGYGMGLGQGHGYAYSKSQLLSSVKKVPVNTVTSSPKRVIVQASTSELLRCLGEFLCCRCYRLKHLSPADPVLWLRAVDRSLLLQGWQDQAFVTPANVVFVYMLCRDVVDGDLVASEHELQAILLTCLYLSYSYMGNEISYPLKPFLVEAGKEAFWDRCLTIIDATSAKMLRINADPHFFTQVFAELKREGGCGPQDYNRVLDR is encoded by the coding sequence ATGGGCACTGTACTATCATTGTCACCCGGCTCTCGCAAGTCAGGCTACTATGACAACCGGCCGGGCTCGCTCAGCCACTACCCGAGTATCAGCAGCCGCTCTCTCAACAGCCAGAAAGACCGCGGGCTGAAGAGGGGCCAGTCCATCTTCCTCCCGGCGCTCACGTGGAAGCGACTGGTGGCCTCCACGAAGAAGAAGGGCAACTCCAAGAAAGGCTCCGGAGGCCCGGCGGCCCTCGGGGAACcgctcaacaacaacaacaacatcaacatctaCCAAAATGACCCTGTGCTGCACCTCAACCGCGAAAATGTGAAGAAGTCGTTGTCGTGCGCCAACCTGACCAGCTACGAGGGCCCAGCGGGACTGGGCCTGGGGCTTGGCTACGGGATGGGGTTGGGTCAGGGGCATGGATACGCCTACAGCAAATCCCAGCTGCTGTCCTCTGTGAAGAAAGTCCCGGTGAACACGGTGACATCGTCTCCGAAGCGTGTCATCGTCCAGGCCTCCACCAGCGAGCTCCTGCGCTGCCTGGGGGAGTTCCTGTGCTGTCGCTGCTACCGCCTGAAGCATCTGTCTCCGGCCGACCCGGTGCTGTGGCTGCGGGCTGTGGACcgctcgctgctgctgcagggttGGCAGGACCAGGCCTTCGTCACACCGGCCAACGTGGTCTTCGTCTACATGCTGTGCCGAGACGTCGTGGACGGCGACCTGGTGGCGTCGGAGCACGAGCTGCAGGCCATCCTGCTCACCTGCCTCTACCTGTCGTACTCGTACATGGGCAACGAGATCTCGTACCCACTCAAGCCCTTCCTGGTGGAGGCGGGTAAGGAGGCCTTCTGGGACCGCTGCCTCACCATCATTGACGCCACCAGCGCAAAGATGCTGCGCATTAACGCAGACCCGCACTTTTTCACACAAGTATTTGCCGAACTGAAGCGGGAAGGCGGCTGTGGGCCTCAGGATTATAACCGGGTGCTGGATCGGTGA